A single region of the Scyliorhinus canicula chromosome 31, sScyCan1.1, whole genome shotgun sequence genome encodes:
- the tmed10 gene encoding transmembrane emp24 domain-containing protein 10 yields the protein MVPVWLSALLLAGLSLLPRCPAISFQLPANNRKCLREEIHKDVLVTGEYELSEQPGGRTDLKVTDSSGHILYSKEEANKGKFAFTTDDYDMFEICFESRLPAGHFRVPDQLIVLNTKHGVEAKNYEDIAKAEKLKPLEVELRRLEDLSESIVNDFAYMKQREEEMRDTNESTSARVLYFSIFSMCCLVGLATWQVFYLRRFFKAKKLIE from the exons ATGGTCCCCGTTTGGCTCTCTGCGCTGCTGCTGGCCGGCCTCAGCCTCCTCCCGCGGTGCCCCGCCATCTCCTTCCAGCTGCCAGCCAACAACCGGAAATGTCTGCGCGAGGAAATCCACAAAGACGTCCTGGTGACCGGGGAGTATGAACTGAGCGAGCAGCCCGGGGGCAGAACCGACCTGAAG GTGACGGACTCCTCGGGCCACATCCTGTACTCCAAGGAGGAGGCCAACAAGGGCAAATTCGCCTTCACCACTGACGACTACGACATGTTTGAGATCTGCTTCGAGAGCCGGCTCCCcgcag gccatttcagagttccTGATCAGCTGATTGTCCTCAACACGAAACATGGAGTCGAAGCCAAGAACTACGAAGAT ATCGCAAAAGCAGAGAAACTGAAGCCTCTGGAGGTGGAGCTACGGCGACTGGAAGATTTATCAGAATCGATCGTCAATGACTTTGCGTACATGaagcagagagaggaggagatgaGGGACACCAATG agtcCACCAGCGCCCGAGTCCTGTACTTCAGCATCTTTTCCATGTGCTGTCTCGTTGGCCTGGCGACCTGGCAAGTCTTTTACCTGCGGCGTTTCTTCAAAGCCAAGAAACTCATCGAGTGA